A single genomic interval of Lucilia cuprina isolate Lc7/37 chromosome 2, ASM2204524v1, whole genome shotgun sequence harbors:
- the LOC124421267 gene encoding protein ref(2)P-like, whose translation MAKRSIRQHLQVAPVGMETEDQPKIDATVTDGATKAPLNSTKSSSASQQAKVPPAAGSYDFAVHEHVECDACLMAPIMGFRYKCIQCPNYDLCQNCESKHIHSEHMMVRMPTNNCPNVIEAYVTGRTSRRHGKRSKTSCPFVKNGISVVLDDEGTETPNGASAEDNEKSSASPNGNGKEQRHHGRKHHRRHHRNNFFSHLYEMMHDLAEGGGAAAAAHAMGESQTSTKSTSSTTTGPQTTSTTTTTTSSNTATNVPIFTPQENPIAAAAAAAAHLAAQQAHETAIKAAEIAAKVAHESAAQAAKNITENMAAAGQTASAAAATMTATPSASAEGGEKAKETTKEKVDATTSSNDAEAQPNVPVHENWYTNLNNFSDMFAKCLDPMDNIDGDNQIYPNLRKNSTTSSTKSSVSSNLNSLGSDKKNASEKFIEKEQQQQAKDTNKQTESDVSSHVEIDDLGSDSENDSVSESFIKLDAPKETNVATIPSNSPSDKTTSAANSAQTTPPQSLDKSKVMDFAQLSADLKAHIAQEAAKESETPKETANTTDSAVNTNTITSTTTASEPVVTTTTSTSTTAATIPLHQ comes from the exons ATGGCAAAACGTTCCATACGACAACATTTGCAAGTCGCTCCTGTTGGTATGGAGACAGAGGATCAACCCAAAATTGATGCAACTGTAACTGATGGCGCCACTAAAGCACCCCTAAACTCGACTAAGTCATCATCGGCTTCGCAACAAGCTAAGGTACCACCAGCTGCTGGTTCTTATGATTTTGCTGTACACGAGCATGTTGAATGTGATGCTTGTCTTATGGCTCCTATTATGGGTTTCCGTTACAAGTGTATCCAATGTCCTAACTATGATTTATGTCAAAATTGCGAATCGAAACATATACACTCGGAACATATGATGGTACGCATGCCCACTAACAATTGCCCTAATGTTATTGAGGCCTATGTTACCGGTCGTACCTCACGTAGACATGGCAAACGTTCGAAAACTTCATGTCCATTTGTTAAAAATGGTATATCAGTTGTATTAGATGATGAAGGAACTGAAACACCAAATGGCGCTAGCGCTGAAGATAATGAAAAATCCTCAGCCTCACCTAATGGTAATGGCAAAGAACAACGTCATCATGGTCGTAAacatcatcgtcgtcatcatcgtaataatttcttttcacATTTATATGAAATGATGCATGATTTGGCTGAGGGTGGTGGTGCTGCTGCAGCAGCTCATGCCATGGGTGAATCGCAGACATCTACTAAGTCTACATCTTCTACAACAACAGGTCCACAAACGACCTCtaccactactactactacatcATCGAATACTGCAACTAATGTTCCCATTTTTACTCCTCAAGAAAATCCTATTGCAGCCGCCGCTGCTGCTGCCGCACATTTGGCAGCTCAACAAGCTCATGAAACTGCTATTAAAGCAGCTGAAATTGCGGCTAAAGTTGCTCATGAATCTGCTGCACAAGCAGCCAAAAATATTACTGAAAATATGGCAGCTGCAGGTCAAACAGCCAGTGCTGCTGCTGCCACAATGACTGCAACTCCTTCAGCATCAGCAGAGGGTGGTGAGAAAGCCAAGGAAACAACTAAAGAAAAG GTTGATGCCACTACATCATCGAACGATGCTGAAGCACAACCCAATGTG CCAGTACATGAAAACtggtatacaaatttaaataactttagcGATATGTTTGCTAAATGTTTAGATCCCATGGATAATATTGATGGTGATAATCAGATTTATCCAAATTTACGCAAGAACTCTACGACATCATCAACAAAATCTTCAGTCTCCTCAAACCTTAATAGTTTGGGTAGTGACAAGAAGAACGCAAGTGAAAAATTCATCGAAAAGGAACAGCAGCAACAAGCTAAGGATACGAACAAACAAACCGAAAGTGATGTTTCATCACATGTGGAAATTGATGATTTGGGCAGTGATAGTGAAAATGATAGTGTTTCTGAGTCTTTTATTAAGTTGGATGCACCCAAAGAAACCAATGTCGCCACAATACCATCTAATTCTCCTTCTGATAAAACAACTTCTGCAGCTAACTCAGCTCAGACTACACCACCACAATCGTTGGATAAATCAAAGGTTATGGATTTTGCTCAATTAAGTGCTGACTTAAAAGCCCATATTGCTCAAGAAGCAGCCAAGGAATCGGAAACCCCTAAGGAAACTGCAAATACTACAGATTCAGCTGTTAATACAAATACTATAACTTCTACTACTACTGCTAGCGAACCAGTAGTTACTACAACTACTTCCACTTCTACAACCGCTGCAACAATACCGCTACACCAATAA
- the LOC111686408 gene encoding uncharacterized protein LOC111686408 has protein sequence MPHDLKSFWAWNEKGLTEYKEHFLGFKFSFLMAEAIMCHYNQNVLTFSFRRNTKTLIHLVLQVLGGGIGIAGVLIQLIHDKFDLFNVHAKLGFAAFILCLISFVTGLSALFSNTLKRFLSPLLNKTFHNILGMSTFVVALVAQYYGYNTGLFTRNVPTKDFVILMKCLTLISAVLTSLGPLKTLIYKLKVVISQYSVNY, from the exons ATGCCACAtgatttgaaaagtttttgggcTTGGAATGAAAAGGGATTAACAGAatataaagaacattttctGGGATTcaaa TTCTCCTTTCTTATGGCCGAAGCTATAATGTGTCATTACAATCAAAATGTTTTGACTTTTAGCTTTCGTCGCAACACTAAAACCCTTATACATTTGGTGCTACAAGTTTTGGGTGGAGGAATTGGCATTGCAGGTGTTCTCATCCAATTAATACATGACAAATTCGATCTGTTCAATGTTCATGCAAAATTAG GTTTTGCtgcttttattttatgtttaatcaGTTTCGTAACGGGTTTATCGGCCTTATTTTCCAACACATTAAAACGTTTCTTAAGTCCActgttaaataaaacttttcataatattttgggTATGAGTACATTTGTTGTAGCTCTAGTTGCTCAATATTATGGTTATAATACTGGTCTATTTACTCGTAATGTACCCACAAAagattttgttatattaatgaaatgtttaacattaatATCAGCTGTTCTAACGTCTCTGGGTCCCTTGAAGACGTTGATCTATAAACTGAAGGTGGTTATTAGTCAGTATAGTGTAAATTATTGA